The following proteins are encoded in a genomic region of Reichenbachiella sp.:
- the lysA gene encoding diaminopimelate decarboxylase translates to MSVRTPFYYYDLTLLENTLAAMQAAINNPNFKVHYAIKANAEDRILQTIKKHGLGADCVSGNEIKKAIEIGFEPNDIVLAGIGKSDEELDLAISQGIHSINCESIEELEVINEIAERHGAVASIAFRINPNVDAQTHHKITTGLNENKFGIPITELDAAVDEILKHKNLALKGIHFHIGSQILNLNPFANLCQQANNVIASLKARGIVLEHINVGGGLGINYTDPESQLIPNFIEYFRVFEKFLNLEEGQTVHFELGRSIVGQCGSLISKVLYVKKGVSSNFAILDAGMTDLMRPALYNAFHKVENISKEGELEPYHVVGPICESSDTFGKTELPKTHRGDFLKIRSAGAYGQVLSSNYNLRDRAAAVYSDEILLEEYISNNEKIEELQVV, encoded by the coding sequence ATGTCGGTAAGAACACCATTTTATTACTACGATTTGACGCTGCTGGAAAACACGTTAGCTGCTATGCAAGCAGCAATCAACAATCCCAATTTTAAAGTACACTATGCGATTAAAGCTAATGCCGAAGATCGTATCCTTCAAACCATTAAAAAACATGGACTTGGAGCGGATTGTGTCAGTGGCAATGAAATTAAAAAAGCGATCGAAATTGGTTTCGAACCAAATGATATTGTCTTAGCAGGAATCGGTAAATCCGACGAAGAGCTAGATTTAGCCATTTCACAAGGTATTCATAGTATCAACTGTGAATCGATAGAAGAACTCGAAGTGATCAATGAAATAGCAGAAAGACATGGAGCGGTGGCAAGTATTGCATTTAGAATCAACCCTAATGTTGATGCACAGACCCATCATAAAATTACTACGGGACTGAATGAAAACAAATTCGGCATTCCTATTACGGAGTTGGACGCGGCGGTAGATGAAATATTGAAACACAAAAACCTCGCGTTAAAGGGCATACATTTTCATATTGGCTCACAGATTTTGAATCTAAACCCCTTTGCCAACCTATGTCAGCAGGCCAATAACGTGATTGCTAGCCTCAAGGCGCGAGGTATTGTTCTAGAACATATCAACGTTGGTGGAGGATTAGGTATTAACTATACCGATCCAGAATCTCAACTGATTCCAAATTTTATTGAATACTTTAGAGTATTTGAAAAATTCTTGAATCTCGAAGAAGGTCAAACCGTTCATTTTGAATTAGGCAGATCAATCGTAGGCCAGTGTGGTTCTCTGATATCCAAAGTATTGTATGTGAAAAAAGGAGTGAGTTCAAACTTTGCAATTCTGGATGCAGGCATGACCGATTTGATGAGACCAGCTTTATACAATGCTTTTCACAAAGTAGAGAATATTTCTAAAGAAGGTGAATTGGAGCCTTATCATGTAGTAGGGCCGATCTGTGAAAGCTCTGACACTTTTGGCAAAACAGAATTACCTAAAACTCATCGCGGAGATTTTCTAAAGATCCGGTCTGCAGGCGCCTACGGGCAGGTTTTAAGCTCGAATTACAACTTAAGAGATCGAGCAGCTGCCGTTTACTCAGATGAGATCTTACTTGAAGAATACATTTCTAATAACGAAAAAATAGAAGAGCTACAGGTCGTTTAA
- a CDS encoding NAD(P)-dependent oxidoreductase codes for MNILITGATGFIGKFLVDYALAENLNVFAAVRKSSNRSSLANKKVGFIELDLTSEENLLSSLNKFIESHGSIDYVIHNAGITKTTDNSEYELVNYTYTINLIKALEGTGQSIKKFTLISSLAASSPGMDDQMIRIDQEGDPVSAYGWSKKKAEEYIEQNCSLPYVILRPPPVFGPGDKDMFPVFDLVNKNLELYVGGKLQLLSFIYVKDLARGIIVATTSDIKNKKYFLSDNGEYDNEKFNLLIKKYLAKKTLKIKLPLAVVYVVAFFSEIYTRITGNLSQLNIEKIKELKCSNWMCDSRDFYKDLAIEPKYTLYEGIQETIDWYRSEHWLK; via the coding sequence ATGAATATACTAATCACAGGCGCGACTGGATTTATTGGTAAGTTCCTGGTAGACTATGCCCTAGCGGAAAATTTGAATGTCTTTGCGGCTGTAAGAAAATCAAGTAACCGCTCCAGTTTGGCCAACAAAAAAGTAGGCTTTATTGAACTCGACTTAACCTCTGAAGAAAACTTACTATCATCGCTAAATAAATTTATAGAGTCCCATGGCTCTATAGACTATGTGATTCACAATGCAGGGATTACAAAGACAACAGATAATTCAGAATACGAATTAGTCAACTATACTTATACCATCAACTTAATCAAGGCACTAGAAGGTACAGGGCAGTCAATTAAGAAATTTACACTAATTAGCAGCTTGGCAGCCTCCTCTCCAGGAATGGATGATCAAATGATTAGAATTGATCAAGAAGGTGATCCTGTTTCTGCGTATGGATGGAGCAAGAAAAAAGCAGAAGAGTATATAGAGCAGAATTGTTCTTTACCTTATGTAATTTTGCGCCCACCTCCAGTATTCGGGCCTGGGGATAAAGATATGTTTCCGGTATTCGATTTGGTGAATAAAAATTTGGAATTATATGTGGGGGGAAAACTACAATTGTTGTCCTTTATATATGTGAAGGATTTGGCACGAGGAATAATAGTTGCAACTACTTCGGATATAAAAAACAAGAAGTATTTTCTGTCCGATAATGGGGAATATGACAATGAAAAGTTCAATTTGCTGATCAAAAAATATTTAGCAAAAAAGACTTTAAAAATAAAACTACCACTTGCTGTGGTATACGTCGTGGCCTTTTTCTCTGAGATCTATACTCGGATCACAGGAAATTTGTCACAATTGAATATTGAAAAAATAAAGGAACTCAAATGTTCGAACTGGATGTGCGATTCCAGGGATTTCTATAAGGATTTGGCCATAGAGCCAAAGTATACTTTGTATGAGGGAATCCAGGAAACTATCGACTGGTACAGAAGCGAGCATTGGTTAAAATAG
- the spt gene encoding serine palmitoyltransferase, with protein sequence MSILQQRLARYTVAKDARDAGLYPYFREIGSNQDTEVIINGKRVMMFGSNSYLGLTNHPKVKEAAKLAVDKYGTGCAGSRFLNGTLDLHVQLENNLAEYFKKDAALVFSTGFQSNLGTISCLTGRNDYILIDELDHASIIDGTRLSFSKVLKFKHNDMESLEKQLSRLPDDAVKMIVVDGIFSMEGDIVKLPQIVELSKKYGGTIIVDDAHSVGVIGKQGSGTASHFGLENEVDFIVGTFSKSLASLGGFVAADHTSIDYMKHHARALMFSASIPPASAASALAALEIIKDEPERIEKLWDNTNYTIKCLKENEFDIGDAESPIVPIYVRDNTKTFQVTQMLFNEGVFVNPVISPAVPSNSSLLRFSLMATHSHEQIDVAIDKFIKARKMIGFGEPEEMLAEPSLISKEA encoded by the coding sequence ATGAGTATTTTACAACAACGTTTGGCGAGGTACACAGTAGCTAAAGATGCGAGAGACGCAGGCTTATATCCTTATTTCAGGGAAATAGGCTCAAATCAGGACACGGAAGTCATTATCAATGGCAAAAGGGTTATGATGTTTGGCTCGAACAGCTATCTGGGACTTACCAATCACCCAAAGGTGAAAGAGGCTGCCAAACTAGCCGTAGACAAATATGGTACTGGATGTGCTGGATCAAGATTCCTTAATGGAACTTTAGATCTTCATGTACAACTCGAGAACAATTTGGCAGAATACTTCAAAAAGGATGCTGCGCTAGTTTTCAGTACTGGTTTTCAATCAAATCTTGGAACCATTTCTTGCCTAACCGGGCGAAATGATTATATTCTGATCGATGAACTAGACCATGCTTCTATCATTGACGGTACAAGACTCTCCTTTTCTAAAGTGCTTAAATTCAAGCACAATGACATGGAGTCTTTGGAGAAGCAATTAAGCAGGCTGCCAGATGACGCCGTCAAAATGATTGTGGTTGATGGTATATTCAGTATGGAAGGTGACATTGTAAAATTACCCCAGATTGTTGAGCTGTCTAAAAAATATGGAGGGACTATCATTGTTGATGATGCGCACTCTGTCGGTGTAATCGGAAAGCAAGGTTCCGGAACTGCTTCGCATTTCGGATTGGAAAATGAAGTTGACTTCATTGTTGGTACTTTCAGTAAGTCACTTGCCTCTTTGGGAGGATTTGTTGCAGCTGACCACACGTCGATAGACTATATGAAGCATCATGCAAGAGCGTTGATGTTTAGCGCAAGTATTCCTCCGGCATCTGCAGCAAGTGCATTAGCAGCACTTGAAATCATCAAAGACGAACCAGAAAGAATTGAAAAACTTTGGGACAACACCAACTACACCATCAAATGTTTGAAAGAAAACGAATTTGACATAGGTGATGCAGAATCTCCAATAGTCCCTATATACGTAAGGGACAATACAAAGACTTTCCAGGTTACGCAAATGCTTTTCAACGAAGGTGTTTTTGTTAATCCAGTAATCTCTCCTGCAGTGCCTAGTAATTCATCGTTGTTAAGATTTTCGCTAATGGCAACACATTCTCACGAGCAGATTGATGTGGCTATAGATAAGTTTATTAAAGCAAGAAAGATGATAGGTTTTGGTGAGCCGGAAGAAATGCTGGCAGAGCCATCGTTAATCTCCAAAGAAGCCTAA
- a CDS encoding HAMP domain-containing sensor histidine kinase, whose product MRKTLAKHISGASLFLIVLLIAIGIFSMMRIYNSHNSIDEVARIDVPLIEAMTNIETHQLEQSINFERAVRFAEEIGKYENAQENFNRADSIFRYLAVLVDEELKEAEEQVKVGIAEAISDNQRIIMKDLLNSLKRMEKEHLSYERDALAVIELFKAGNVAEAIDRVADVEAEEEKFNKQVAVILLQIEGYTATVVNGIESDERNTLRLIVLFTCFFVMIAIIISFISSNKTTIPIDQLTEGVKRLGKGETSVQVAAPPTGLTAELTTTFNEMVVKLHDAQEEIERHIHFSYSTAHDLKAPIINLIGLLERLDKSADDHDKILEHAQTSAKQIQTVVNALNEVHKLRENLDSKSELLNFEDILSEVEKSISVQLETSKVIVTRWFAKCPTVRYPASQLKSIFLNLITNAIKYSSPNRLLEIEIESYKDNDHIVLEVRDNGMGFDSNVSGTEILEPFKQLDTSKEGSGLGLYLIKTIIDHHHGHIEVKSKPEKGTIFTIYLN is encoded by the coding sequence GTGAGAAAAACATTAGCTAAGCATATATCAGGAGCTAGTCTATTTCTTATCGTTTTGTTAATTGCCATCGGTATATTCAGCATGATGCGGATATACAATAGCCACAACTCCATTGATGAAGTGGCGCGGATAGATGTACCTCTCATCGAGGCTATGACCAACATCGAAACTCATCAGCTAGAACAATCCATCAATTTTGAACGTGCCGTTCGCTTCGCAGAAGAAATCGGTAAATACGAAAACGCTCAGGAAAATTTTAACAGAGCCGACAGCATATTTAGATATCTGGCAGTGTTGGTTGATGAGGAGCTGAAAGAAGCTGAGGAACAAGTGAAAGTAGGTATAGCGGAAGCCATATCTGACAATCAGCGTATCATTATGAAGGATCTCCTCAATTCACTTAAGCGCATGGAAAAAGAACATTTGAGCTATGAAAGAGATGCCTTGGCAGTTATTGAACTGTTCAAAGCCGGCAATGTGGCTGAAGCCATAGATCGGGTAGCTGATGTAGAAGCCGAGGAAGAAAAGTTTAACAAGCAGGTAGCCGTGATCCTATTGCAGATTGAGGGTTATACCGCGACAGTGGTAAATGGTATTGAATCGGATGAAAGGAATACACTTAGACTCATTGTGCTTTTCACCTGTTTTTTCGTCATGATCGCCATTATTATTTCTTTCATTTCCAGTAATAAAACCACCATTCCAATTGATCAGCTCACTGAGGGAGTGAAGCGCTTAGGAAAAGGAGAAACGTCAGTTCAAGTAGCTGCCCCACCAACCGGACTTACCGCCGAGTTGACCACAACATTTAATGAAATGGTAGTCAAACTACACGATGCACAAGAAGAAATAGAACGACACATTCATTTTTCTTATAGCACCGCCCATGACCTAAAAGCTCCAATTATCAACCTAATAGGGCTGCTCGAACGGCTGGATAAATCCGCAGATGATCATGACAAAATACTTGAGCACGCACAGACTTCTGCCAAACAAATTCAGACTGTAGTCAACGCACTTAACGAGGTGCATAAGCTGAGGGAAAATCTAGACTCTAAGTCTGAACTGCTAAACTTTGAAGACATTTTATCCGAAGTTGAAAAAAGTATTTCGGTTCAATTGGAGACTTCTAAAGTAATAGTAACCAGGTGGTTTGCGAAGTGTCCCACCGTCAGGTATCCAGCAAGCCAATTGAAAAGCATCTTCTTGAATTTGATCACCAATGCTATAAAATACAGCAGCCCCAACCGACTCTTAGAAATCGAAATTGAATCCTACAAAGACAATGATCATATCGTATTAGAAGTACGAGACAATGGTATGGGGTTCGATTCTAACGTAAGTGGGACTGAGATATTGGAGCCATTCAAACAACTAGACACCTCCAAAGAAGGAAGTGGTTTAGGCCTTTATCTAATCAAAACCATCATAGACCATCATCATGGTCATATAGAAGTAAAAAGCAAACCCGAAAAAGGCACGATTTTTACGATTTATCTAAACTAA
- a CDS encoding LytR/AlgR family response regulator transcription factor, translating into MSEEKKYKAIYIDDDKILLTVMTAYAQHTKYVDLIGCYLNPIEGIQAIDELKPEILFLDVQMKEADAFATIAALEHNPIIIIVSSHWESEGDLIAAGASCFLSKPLKGPDQIDAAVEKALAFNASNNRSTKKTIKLDSNQEVLPELYREKATEEHFEQTESWADFIVKFDNKFPSFFENLKGDFDNLTPTQLRICAYAKIGIKLKNMSINMDQSLEAVESNIADIKIKLHIEPEDDLRDFLSIYN; encoded by the coding sequence ATGAGTGAAGAGAAGAAGTATAAAGCAATATATATCGATGACGATAAAATATTGCTTACTGTGATGACGGCCTATGCACAGCACACCAAGTATGTAGACCTGATAGGATGTTACCTGAATCCAATAGAAGGTATACAGGCCATTGATGAGCTAAAACCAGAAATTCTATTTTTGGATGTGCAGATGAAGGAAGCGGATGCTTTTGCTACCATAGCAGCCTTAGAGCACAATCCTATTATTATTATTGTATCCTCACATTGGGAATCCGAGGGTGACTTAATCGCTGCTGGTGCTTCTTGTTTTCTATCCAAACCGCTGAAGGGACCTGACCAAATAGATGCTGCAGTGGAAAAAGCACTCGCTTTTAATGCCTCAAACAATAGAAGTACAAAAAAGACTATAAAACTGGATTCTAATCAAGAGGTGCTGCCAGAGCTTTACAGAGAAAAAGCAACGGAAGAGCATTTTGAACAAACAGAATCATGGGCAGACTTTATTGTAAAGTTCGATAATAAGTTCCCTAGCTTTTTCGAAAACCTTAAGGGGGATTTCGATAATCTGACCCCTACTCAACTTCGTATCTGTGCCTATGCCAAAATTGGCATCAAGCTAAAGAATATGTCGATCAACATGGATCAATCTTTAGAGGCTGTTGAATCAAACATTGCCGACATCAAAATAAAACTACATATCGAACCTGAAGACGACCTCAGAGATTTTTTAAGTATTTATAACTAA
- a CDS encoding ABC transporter ATP-binding protein, which yields MIKLNQVYKSYDNQVDALTNISTIIETGKVTYILGESGSGKSTLLKIIAGLEDLDSGQILVDEEEITGPSQNLVPGYDHLAYVPQDFKLQQFWTVRDNIGKKISHYPAEEKEARIEELLEVCKLESYADRFPRELSGGQQQRIAMAAAVADEPEIVLLDEPFSNLDLPMKTEVRKEIIDMLRKLDITVLLVSHDPAEALAVADHIIILNQGNIEQVGHPVEVYQNPKSQYAAKFLGPINEIQIGKSKQLVRPESIIIHSEGEYSALVQDCIFMGMHYHVYLVIDQHTSPILSYFNEPLKSDTIIKYDILN from the coding sequence GTGATCAAGCTTAATCAAGTTTACAAATCCTACGATAATCAAGTCGATGCACTTACCAATATTTCTACAATAATAGAAACTGGGAAGGTTACCTATATACTAGGAGAAAGCGGATCTGGAAAAAGCACCCTACTTAAAATTATAGCAGGATTAGAAGATTTAGATAGTGGGCAAATTTTAGTTGATGAGGAAGAAATCACAGGTCCTTCGCAAAATTTGGTGCCGGGCTACGATCATTTGGCTTACGTTCCCCAAGACTTCAAACTTCAACAGTTTTGGACGGTTAGAGATAACATAGGCAAAAAAATATCACACTACCCGGCGGAAGAAAAAGAAGCACGCATTGAAGAATTATTAGAAGTATGTAAGCTTGAATCTTACGCTGATCGATTTCCAAGAGAGCTCTCAGGAGGACAACAACAGCGCATAGCAATGGCTGCAGCAGTAGCCGACGAACCAGAAATAGTGCTGCTCGACGAACCTTTCAGCAATTTGGATTTGCCGATGAAAACTGAGGTAAGAAAAGAAATCATTGATATGCTTCGCAAGTTGGACATTACTGTCCTATTAGTGAGCCATGACCCTGCCGAAGCGCTGGCTGTAGCAGATCACATTATCATACTTAATCAAGGCAATATAGAACAGGTAGGACATCCCGTAGAAGTCTATCAAAATCCAAAGTCACAATACGCCGCCAAATTTTTGGGGCCTATTAATGAAATACAAATCGGAAAGAGTAAACAGTTAGTCAGGCCCGAATCCATAATTATTCACTCAGAGGGTGAATATTCTGCTCTGGTTCAGGACTGTATTTTTATGGGTATGCACTATCATGTTTATCTGGTCATTGACCAACATACATCACCAATTCTCAGCTACTTTAATGAACCCCTTAAGTCAGATACAATAATTAAATATGATATCCTCAACTAA
- a CDS encoding caspase family protein: MKNFLIVLAFLVSVNSGFAQEYPLETVIQRGHRAAVRTVVYSPDGKFIATGSRDNSIKLWEVSTGREIRTFLGHINPVNIVAFDPSGRWLASGSSDNSIIIWEVATGKIKQKIEGHDRRVSSLNFNSDGSQLASGGWDRLAYVWRVSTGEKLGEYKGNPATGIGVGVQVLFSKDDKKLITGNDDGKIIIYNLDSGIPQDTLRNISPSSCGGCPSFIQLDEKGSKLLSASRRGPVTWWDWKSGKIIKEFSGDGEEYNAVGMKGSTVFVSDEDTLKLWNTSGQLIRKILVDSTEINSATLSPDGRYIAAATNDRVTRIWNVQSGKLVKQLKGFLNDAADNGLGLDPESYWQYNISRYVNFKEGIRVSPDEQFVVKAVGKSAQLWDLSKGRVVRSFDGHENGVICFEFSQDGEYLFTGSGDKTIKMWEVATGQLVRTFKGHRELIFELALSQNGKYLVSGSWDGTARLWDIASGDEIQTYRMEQNSPYALSFALNDLYLAVGSLGKELRLIEIDSGEPARTFIGHTEIVSDIQVKNSQMLTTSWDGKAKLWDIASGLSIQKFVGHEGQIFSVAFHENGQQIITAGSDRIARLWDVKTGEMVRTFQGHTDAITSVYFIHANKHLITHSLDGTTRIWDVKTGEEMISHILLNNGDWLVTNRNGYFDATEKAKENIFFVRGLKSYSLDQFFEDFYQPGILGESLKAGGLLNEKINIKSKLKNSPPPTVEIISPSSGEHLTKNEIDVMVKITDEGGGMDEVKLLHNGKRLPGHDRMARVKPKPGKSVFHHYPVQLVPGKNIIAISAFSDERIESELTQREIYADGIHEDITCHVMAIGINKYKNPQLDLNYALEDAEAFLKLVKTKGKKLFNKTQVYSLFNEEATKANMLAMLDEIAVNARPQDVFFFYYAGHGSMVEGNFYFIPTENIRLYDFDLLTNEAVNAATLQQKFANISALKQLVVLDACQSGGSTELLAVRGASEEKAMAQLSRSSGVHVLAASGSEQFATEFAELGHGLFTYVLLEALSGKADGAPKDGKVTIYELKAYIDSQVPEYSTQYKGKPQYPVTYSRGQDFPVVIE; this comes from the coding sequence TTGAAAAATTTTCTTATCGTTTTAGCTTTTCTTGTTTCTGTTAACTCTGGCTTTGCTCAGGAATACCCGCTCGAGACGGTGATCCAACGAGGGCATCGAGCAGCGGTCCGCACGGTAGTTTACAGTCCTGATGGCAAGTTCATTGCCACTGGTAGTCGAGACAATAGCATCAAACTATGGGAGGTTTCTACTGGTCGAGAAATTAGAACGTTTTTGGGTCATATCAATCCGGTTAATATTGTGGCATTCGATCCAAGTGGCCGGTGGTTGGCGAGTGGCTCTTCCGACAATAGCATCATCATTTGGGAGGTAGCTACAGGCAAAATCAAACAAAAAATAGAAGGACATGACAGGCGTGTTTCGTCTTTGAACTTTAATTCCGACGGCAGTCAATTGGCTTCCGGAGGTTGGGATCGATTGGCTTACGTTTGGCGTGTAAGTACTGGCGAAAAACTAGGAGAGTATAAGGGTAATCCTGCCACTGGTATCGGCGTAGGAGTGCAGGTGTTATTCTCAAAAGATGATAAAAAACTCATCACCGGAAATGACGATGGAAAAATTATTATCTACAATCTGGATTCAGGCATTCCTCAGGACACTTTAAGAAATATCAGTCCGAGCTCATGTGGGGGGTGTCCAAGTTTTATCCAATTGGATGAAAAAGGCTCCAAGCTTTTATCAGCGAGCCGACGTGGCCCCGTTACATGGTGGGATTGGAAGTCAGGCAAAATCATTAAGGAATTTAGCGGAGACGGCGAGGAATATAATGCTGTCGGAATGAAAGGTAGTACGGTATTCGTGTCGGATGAAGATACTTTGAAGCTTTGGAACACCTCTGGCCAATTGATTAGAAAGATTCTTGTTGATAGCACAGAGATCAATTCGGCAACACTAAGTCCGGATGGTAGATATATCGCAGCTGCCACTAATGATCGGGTGACAAGAATTTGGAATGTACAAAGTGGGAAGCTTGTGAAGCAGTTGAAAGGTTTTCTAAATGACGCGGCGGATAATGGATTGGGATTGGACCCTGAGTCTTATTGGCAATACAATATCAGCAGATATGTCAATTTCAAAGAAGGAATAAGAGTTTCACCAGATGAACAATTTGTAGTGAAAGCGGTTGGTAAATCCGCGCAGCTCTGGGATTTGAGTAAGGGCAGGGTGGTTCGCTCTTTTGATGGACATGAAAATGGAGTGATATGCTTTGAGTTTTCTCAGGATGGTGAATATCTATTCACAGGAAGTGGAGATAAAACAATCAAAATGTGGGAAGTAGCTACTGGCCAATTGGTAAGAACTTTTAAAGGACATCGTGAGTTGATTTTCGAATTGGCTTTGAGCCAGAATGGAAAATATTTGGTAAGTGGAAGTTGGGATGGCACGGCCCGACTTTGGGATATAGCCTCTGGTGATGAAATTCAGACCTATCGAATGGAGCAAAACTCCCCGTATGCCTTGTCATTTGCCCTCAACGATCTTTACCTGGCCGTTGGCAGTTTAGGGAAAGAATTAAGGCTGATCGAGATAGACAGTGGCGAGCCGGCCAGGACCTTTATTGGCCATACAGAGATAGTATCTGACATTCAGGTTAAAAACAGTCAGATGCTCACCACCAGCTGGGACGGTAAAGCCAAACTTTGGGATATCGCCTCTGGACTTAGTATACAAAAGTTTGTAGGTCATGAGGGACAAATTTTTTCCGTTGCATTTCATGAAAATGGTCAGCAAATCATAACCGCTGGCTCTGATCGTATCGCCAGACTTTGGGATGTGAAGACCGGTGAAATGGTTCGAACATTTCAGGGACATACTGACGCCATTACTTCAGTATATTTTATTCATGCGAATAAGCATTTAATCACTCATAGTTTGGATGGTACCACTAGAATCTGGGACGTTAAAACTGGGGAGGAAATGATTTCACATATTCTGTTGAACAATGGTGATTGGTTAGTTACCAATCGAAATGGATATTTTGATGCCACGGAAAAGGCCAAAGAAAATATCTTTTTTGTGCGTGGATTGAAAAGTTACTCGTTAGATCAATTCTTCGAAGATTTTTATCAACCGGGTATCCTTGGTGAGTCTTTAAAGGCAGGAGGGTTGCTTAATGAAAAGATCAACATTAAATCTAAACTTAAGAATTCCCCACCTCCGACGGTTGAAATCATTTCTCCTAGTTCGGGTGAACATTTAACAAAAAATGAAATTGATGTGATGGTCAAAATCACCGATGAAGGAGGAGGGATGGATGAAGTAAAACTTCTGCACAATGGAAAACGATTGCCTGGTCATGATCGAATGGCGAGGGTGAAGCCGAAGCCTGGGAAGTCCGTTTTTCATCATTATCCTGTTCAGTTGGTACCTGGAAAAAACATCATTGCAATTTCGGCCTTTAGCGATGAGCGAATTGAATCGGAATTGACGCAGCGCGAAATTTATGCGGATGGCATTCATGAAGACATTACCTGTCATGTGATGGCCATTGGCATCAACAAATACAAGAACCCACAATTAGATTTGAATTATGCTTTGGAGGATGCTGAGGCCTTTTTGAAACTAGTGAAAACGAAGGGCAAGAAGCTGTTCAATAAAACTCAAGTGTACTCGCTATTCAATGAAGAAGCAACCAAAGCGAACATGCTTGCTATGCTGGATGAGATAGCGGTCAATGCAAGACCTCAGGATGTTTTCTTTTTCTATTATGCTGGACACGGCAGTATGGTCGAAGGCAATTTCTATTTTATTCCTACAGAAAATATCAGATTGTACGACTTTGATTTGTTGACTAATGAGGCTGTGAATGCGGCTACATTACAGCAGAAGTTTGCCAATATCAGCGCCCTAAAGCAGCTCGTTGTTTTGGATGCTTGTCAGTCTGGTGGGTCTACGGAGTTGCTAGCTGTTCGTGGTGCCAGTGAAGAAAAAGCGATGGCACAGTTGTCACGTAGTTCTGGCGTGCATGTATTGGCTGCATCAGGTAGCGAACAGTTTGCTACAGAGTTTGCTGAGCTAGGGCACGGACTTTTTACCTATGTACTGCTAGAGGCCTTAAGTGGTAAAGCCGATGGTGCACCCAAGGATGGGAAAGTCACCATTTATGAACTCAAAGCCTATATAGACTCGCAAGTTCCAGAGTACTCTACACAATATAAAGGCAAACCTCAATATCCAGTGACCTATTCCAGAGGTCAGGATTTTCCTGTGGTGATCGAGTAA
- a CDS encoding DUF2306 domain-containing protein, protein MKKIGWVIFGVFSVLIGVYPVLYGLVDMSQGFLGGKTDELLNSSVWNWLFYQHISMGAISMLTGWTQFSKKLRAKNINLHRTLGKIYVFSVLLSGSAGLYLSFFATGGIIAGFGFGTMAVLWLGTTVMAFLTIKQGQVSAHQNWMIRSYALCWAAVTLRLWLPGLQAFGGMEFISAYLLVSWLCWVPNLAVAEMFFIRSSVNKS, encoded by the coding sequence ATGAAGAAAATTGGTTGGGTAATATTTGGTGTTTTTTCCGTGCTCATAGGTGTTTATCCTGTGTTGTATGGATTGGTGGATATGAGTCAGGGCTTTTTAGGAGGAAAAACCGATGAGTTATTGAATAGTTCAGTTTGGAACTGGCTTTTCTATCAGCACATCAGTATGGGAGCCATTAGTATGCTTACAGGATGGACCCAATTCAGTAAAAAACTGAGAGCGAAAAATATTAACCTTCATAGGACTTTGGGTAAAATCTATGTTTTCTCTGTTTTACTCAGTGGATCAGCAGGTCTTTATTTATCATTTTTCGCAACAGGAGGAATTATTGCTGGTTTTGGGTTCGGGACTATGGCCGTTTTATGGTTGGGCACTACCGTAATGGCTTTTTTGACCATCAAGCAAGGTCAGGTGAGTGCGCATCAAAACTGGATGATTCGAAGCTATGCGCTTTGCTGGGCTGCAGTTACTTTGAGGTTATGGCTACCTGGTTTGCAGGCTTTTGGAGGGATGGAATTTATTTCTGCCTATTTATTAGTTTCTTGGTTGTGTTGGGTGCCAAATTTGGCTGTGGCTGAGATGTTTTTTATTCGTAGTTCGGTAAATAAGTCATAG